A genomic region of Cannabis sativa cultivar Pink pepper isolate KNU-18-1 chromosome 1, ASM2916894v1, whole genome shotgun sequence contains the following coding sequences:
- the LOC133034044 gene encoding uncharacterized protein LOC133034044 encodes MFVMKYMESLFEENEILEEFDPIEARLDCVGKIVTHESNKAKHAVMEGVKKQFGLSKTKVLPSTSTTIALRSPSRSPRDPDSTAKAGVRKHVDWQEQVPENTSF; translated from the exons ATGTTTGTAATGAAGTACATGGAATCACTGTTCGAGGAAAATGAAATATTGGAAGAG TTTGATCCTATTGAAGCGAGACTGGATTGTGTTGGGAAAATTGTCACCCACGAGAGTAACAAGGCTAAACATGCTGTGATGGAGGGAGTTAAGAAGCAATTTGGATTGAGCAAAACCAAAGTTCTTCCATCAACATCTACAACTATAGCATTACGTAGTCCATCAAGGTCTCCTCGAGACCCCGATTCAACGGCGAAGGCCGGAGTCCGAAAACATGTGGACTGGCAAGAGCAAGTCCCCGAAAACACGTCATTCTAA